Proteins found in one Polyangiaceae bacterium genomic segment:
- a CDS encoding UDP-glucosyltransferase has product MKRSLRIVNYAVNGSGTGHLTRLCAINRWLRRYAAWADARAEIYFLTSSEADGLPLRERFAAFKLPSKSVIADAGVDKTTYLALAKQWVWHSLGLLRPDLFVVDTFPRGSFGELLGALDLCKKRALVFRPMLEDFARRPDVQALLPLYDLVLVPEREGDARIVVPDAARARTRFVGPVAVRERAELHSRDEARARLGVPRAARVVYVSAGGGGDVAAERHLWRVITALLAADATLHLVAGAGPLYRGAVPRDARITWLVNESAAEHARAFDVAVTAAGYNTFTELMLAGVPSVFVPQSKIADDQAERALRAVRAGAGRLLDPEAGDADLLAAVTELLEPTVAEKASLAARGVVPKNCARQAAAELLRLCLPASEVDRAEAAVGDALLGHARELGVGEDALVELMHLLDGDAGRSSPARELGGLLERSAALIQRARAEGVQVPALCELARGLMRRGAFSDVATRQAAIGDALQHSAPAGAPAPATEPEQ; this is encoded by the coding sequence GTGAAGCGCTCCCTCCGGATCGTGAACTACGCCGTCAACGGCTCCGGCACCGGGCACCTGACGCGCCTGTGCGCCATCAATCGCTGGCTCCGGCGCTATGCCGCCTGGGCCGACGCGCGCGCCGAGATCTACTTCCTCACCTCCAGCGAGGCGGACGGGCTGCCGCTCAGAGAGCGCTTCGCGGCCTTCAAGCTGCCGTCGAAATCCGTGATCGCCGACGCTGGCGTCGACAAGACCACCTACCTCGCGCTCGCCAAACAATGGGTCTGGCACTCCTTGGGGCTGCTCCGTCCCGACCTGTTCGTCGTGGACACGTTTCCCCGTGGTTCCTTCGGTGAGCTGCTCGGTGCGCTCGATCTCTGCAAGAAGCGCGCGCTGGTGTTTCGCCCCATGCTCGAGGACTTCGCGCGCCGCCCCGACGTCCAGGCGCTCCTGCCGCTCTACGATCTGGTGCTGGTCCCGGAGCGAGAGGGGGACGCGCGCATCGTGGTCCCCGACGCCGCTCGGGCGCGCACGCGTTTCGTCGGTCCCGTGGCGGTGCGCGAGCGCGCGGAGCTTCATTCACGGGACGAAGCCCGTGCCCGGCTCGGTGTGCCTCGCGCCGCGCGGGTCGTCTACGTGTCGGCGGGCGGGGGTGGGGACGTCGCCGCCGAGCGCCACCTCTGGCGGGTCATCACCGCGCTGCTCGCCGCGGACGCGACGTTGCACCTGGTGGCGGGGGCGGGCCCGCTCTACCGGGGAGCCGTGCCGCGGGACGCGCGCATCACCTGGCTGGTCAACGAGTCGGCCGCGGAGCACGCGCGCGCCTTCGATGTCGCGGTGACCGCAGCGGGTTACAACACCTTCACGGAGCTGATGCTCGCGGGGGTGCCGAGCGTCTTCGTACCGCAGAGCAAGATCGCCGACGACCAAGCGGAGCGCGCATTGCGCGCGGTGCGTGCGGGCGCGGGACGTTTGCTCGACCCCGAAGCCGGGGATGCGGACCTCTTGGCCGCCGTGACCGAGCTGCTCGAGCCGACGGTCGCCGAGAAGGCGTCGCTCGCGGCCCGAGGGGTCGTGCCCAAGAACTGCGCGCGCCAAGCGGCAGCAGAGCTGCTTCGGCTGTGCTTGCCCGCGAGCGAGGTCGACCGGGCCGAGGCCGCGGTGGGTGACGCGCTCCTGGGGCACGCGCGAGAGCTCGGGGTGGGTGAAGACGCCCTGGTCGAGCTGATGCACCTGCTCGACGGCGATGCCGGCAGGAGCTCGCCGGCGCGGGAGCTCGGTGGCCTGCTCGAGCGGAGCGCCGCGCTGATCCAGCGCGCGCGCGCCGAAGGTGTCCAGGTCCCGGCGCTCTGCGAGCTCGCCCGGGGGCTGATGCGGCGCGGGGCGTTCTCGGACGTCGCCACACGTCAGGCCGCGATCGGCGATGCCTTGCAGCACAGCGCCCCGGCCGGCGCGCCTGCCCCCGCCACGGAGCCGGAGCAGTGA
- a CDS encoding radical SAM protein: MSERWQPPPEPEEGVLAWNVNTACNYRCSYCTQRFKDDRGRWSRDTPEFLRAFARLPGAWEVKLSGGEPFVHPTLFEIVEGIVEIGHRVSVVTNFSASDAALERFVAAGAGRIGTFSASLHLEYVDDVGAFARRARALRSALERARDPNLPRPNVCVTTVATRAALPRLTALRALFEEHGVDFKVQPERDDGKLTEYSPAERELLESLGGHNGTGEVAHDFFGRPCWAGSRFLVMDDRGEIYRCYPARRGVLVALGRGGSRIPDPERERRLGRLGNFLDPAFCLGSSPKPCLFRHCYCTVPIARGMMARVELGGDA; this comes from the coding sequence GTGAGCGAGCGCTGGCAGCCTCCGCCCGAGCCCGAGGAGGGCGTGCTCGCCTGGAACGTCAACACGGCGTGCAACTACCGCTGTAGCTACTGCACCCAGCGCTTCAAGGACGATCGAGGTCGCTGGTCCAGGGACACTCCGGAGTTTCTGCGGGCTTTCGCGCGACTGCCGGGCGCCTGGGAGGTCAAGCTCTCGGGCGGAGAGCCGTTCGTGCACCCGACGCTGTTCGAGATCGTCGAGGGTATCGTCGAGATCGGTCATCGGGTGTCCGTCGTCACCAATTTCTCGGCGTCGGACGCCGCGCTCGAGCGCTTCGTGGCCGCGGGGGCCGGGCGCATCGGCACGTTCTCCGCCAGCCTGCACCTCGAGTACGTGGACGACGTGGGGGCGTTCGCCCGGCGAGCTCGCGCGCTCCGGTCCGCCCTCGAGCGCGCCCGGGATCCGAACCTGCCGCGCCCGAACGTGTGCGTGACGACCGTCGCGACCCGCGCCGCGCTGCCGCGCCTGACCGCGCTCCGGGCCCTCTTCGAGGAGCACGGCGTCGACTTCAAGGTGCAGCCCGAGCGCGACGACGGGAAGCTGACCGAGTACTCGCCCGCCGAGCGCGAGCTCCTCGAGAGCCTCGGCGGACACAACGGCACCGGCGAGGTGGCGCACGACTTCTTCGGTCGCCCCTGCTGGGCCGGTTCGCGCTTCCTGGTCATGGACGATCGGGGGGAGATCTACCGGTGTTATCCGGCGCGGCGCGGCGTCCTCGTGGCCCTGGGCCGGGGTGGCAGTCGCATCCCCGACCCCGAGCGTGAGCGCCGCCTCGGTCGCTTGGGAAACTTCCTCGACCCGGCCTTCTGCCTCGGGAGCAGCCCAAAACCCTGCCTGTTTCGCCATTGCTACTGCACGGTACCCATCGCCCGCGGCATGATGGCGAGGGTGGAGCTCGGAGGCGACGCTTGA
- a CDS encoding radical SAM protein: protein MSRLPQAEIKLGELCNNRCVFCISGHLTSEKRAPLVSALDLKERVRQAHESGVRRITLLGGEPTIQPAFREVVEYAVGLGFDEIVIFSNGSRTGHTRLMDEVLASGGQFEWRFSFQGGNREAHERTTGRKGSFRGLLESLERAAEREQKVTINCCVVNQNYDSLPDFPELLAPYAIAHVHIDMLHPGDLPEPKKGRLGELMPRYSELVEPLRRMVRGFPPDLERSIGNLPFCIAPDLSPFIQHGGEETWVVGASDTWNKYDDKTSAKTKLPACEGCALSPRCGGVYRAYLELHGDSEIVAIPPDTLAPELALPTLSPRLARRLERLRERAPFGRLSWLGVEALDSGRELRVRFRSPRGETAELSLVDGPAGVRGGYRVEDDPSRASDELRDGLAAILDALGQLGRSGVVAGEQRRAKSLAVVGDQ, encoded by the coding sequence ATGTCGCGGCTGCCGCAAGCGGAGATCAAGCTCGGCGAGCTCTGCAACAACCGTTGTGTCTTCTGCATCAGCGGGCACCTGACCTCGGAGAAACGAGCGCCGCTGGTGTCCGCGCTCGACCTGAAGGAGCGCGTGCGGCAGGCCCACGAATCGGGGGTCAGGCGCATCACCCTGCTCGGCGGCGAGCCGACGATCCAGCCCGCATTCCGCGAGGTCGTCGAGTACGCGGTCGGGCTCGGCTTCGACGAGATCGTGATCTTCTCGAACGGTTCGCGCACGGGTCACACCCGCCTGATGGACGAGGTCCTGGCGTCGGGCGGGCAGTTCGAGTGGCGCTTCTCGTTTCAAGGCGGGAATCGCGAGGCTCACGAGCGCACCACGGGGCGGAAAGGCTCCTTCCGGGGTCTGCTCGAGTCGCTCGAACGTGCGGCCGAACGCGAGCAGAAGGTGACGATCAACTGCTGCGTGGTGAACCAGAACTACGACTCACTCCCGGACTTCCCCGAGCTCCTCGCCCCCTACGCGATCGCACATGTCCACATCGACATGCTGCACCCCGGAGATCTTCCGGAGCCCAAGAAGGGGCGTCTCGGCGAGCTCATGCCGCGCTACTCGGAGCTCGTGGAGCCGCTCCGGCGCATGGTGCGCGGCTTTCCGCCCGACCTCGAGCGGAGTATCGGCAACCTGCCGTTCTGCATCGCGCCCGATCTCTCGCCCTTCATCCAACACGGTGGCGAGGAGACCTGGGTCGTCGGGGCGAGTGACACCTGGAACAAATACGACGACAAGACCAGCGCCAAGACCAAGCTCCCGGCGTGCGAGGGTTGCGCGCTCTCTCCCCGCTGCGGCGGCGTGTACCGCGCGTATCTCGAGCTCCACGGCGACTCGGAGATCGTCGCCATCCCCCCCGACACTCTCGCCCCCGAGCTCGCTCTACCCACGCTCTCTCCCCGACTCGCTCGGCGTCTCGAGCGCTTGCGAGAGCGCGCGCCGTTCGGCCGCCTCTCCTGGCTGGGCGTCGAGGCGCTGGATTCGGGCCGGGAGCTTCGCGTCCGCTTCCGCTCCCCCCGCGGAGAGACGGCCGAGCTCTCGCTGGTCGATGGACCCGCGGGAGTGCGCGGCGGGTACCGGGTCGAGGACGACCCGAGTCGCGCCTCCGACGAGCTTCGCGACGGCTTGGCTGCGATCCTGGACGCCCTCGGCCAGCTCGGGCGGTCAGGCGTCGTGGCGGGCGAACAGCGCCGAGCGAAATCCCTCGCCGTCGTCGGAGATCAGTAG
- a CDS encoding TetR/AcrR family transcriptional regulator, which produces MRAAPARAERRPYRMGARAEAAERTAQRIFAAAEALFRGQSFEEVTLQAIADHAGVTLQTVLRRFGSKEALFEAASRSAAQRIFASRLPESSDHRSAVEALIASYEEMGDLGWRGLVQEERFPPVKSIMDDARARHRGWVETVFADLLGVRRGPERERRVMLLFGATDYYLWKLWRRDLGKSRAETTQRMMDLVDALARQLERGR; this is translated from the coding sequence ATGCGCGCCGCCCCAGCCCGAGCAGAGAGGCGCCCCTACCGCATGGGGGCGCGAGCCGAGGCCGCCGAGCGGACGGCCCAGCGCATCTTCGCGGCTGCCGAGGCGCTGTTCCGTGGGCAGAGCTTCGAAGAAGTGACGCTCCAGGCCATCGCTGACCACGCAGGCGTCACGCTCCAGACGGTGCTGCGACGCTTTGGCTCCAAGGAGGCGCTCTTCGAGGCGGCGTCCCGCTCCGCAGCGCAGCGCATCTTCGCCAGCCGCCTCCCGGAGTCGAGCGACCACCGGAGCGCGGTCGAAGCTCTGATCGCGAGCTACGAAGAAATGGGTGATCTCGGCTGGCGTGGGCTGGTCCAGGAAGAGCGCTTCCCTCCCGTGAAGTCGATCATGGACGACGCCCGAGCGCGACACCGCGGCTGGGTCGAGACGGTCTTCGCCGATCTGCTCGGCGTGCGTCGCGGACCGGAGCGTGAGCGGCGCGTGATGCTCCTGTTCGGCGCCACGGACTACTACCTGTGGAAGCTCTGGCGGCGCGACCTGGGCAAGAGCCGAGCGGAGACGACGCAGCGAATGATGGACCTGGTGGACGCGCTGGCGCGCCAGCTCGAAAGAGGGCGATGA
- a CDS encoding cytochrome b/b6 domain-containing protein — protein sequence MKSNDTPSGGETPARRILVWDIPVRLFHWLLAASFFGAFAIANLVDDESSLFALHMLLGGVMAFMVVLRVIWGFVGSRYARFRSFAFGPRALLEYLRGAFSGKDTRHTGHNPGSSYAVYAMLALSLGLAVTGAGMSRGGEVFEELHEIMAWAMVLVVGAHVAGIVWHTLRQKENIALSMVDGKKQGDPARAIGSSHALVAIAFLGLTGLWAGALLDGYDAKTSRVTLPFIGQTIQLGEAEGGDGHGKAGEQRKHREHDDDD from the coding sequence ATGAAATCGAACGACACGCCCTCGGGTGGCGAGACCCCAGCCAGGCGCATCCTGGTGTGGGACATCCCGGTTCGACTCTTCCACTGGCTCCTGGCCGCTTCGTTCTTCGGGGCGTTCGCCATCGCGAACCTCGTCGACGACGAGAGCTCGCTCTTCGCGCTGCACATGCTGCTCGGCGGCGTGATGGCCTTCATGGTGGTGCTGCGCGTCATCTGGGGCTTCGTCGGCTCGCGCTACGCTCGCTTCCGCTCCTTCGCCTTCGGTCCGCGAGCGCTCCTCGAGTACCTGCGGGGAGCCTTCTCCGGAAAAGACACCCGACACACGGGCCACAACCCCGGCTCGAGCTACGCCGTGTACGCCATGCTGGCGCTCTCCCTCGGGCTCGCCGTCACCGGAGCCGGCATGTCGCGGGGAGGCGAGGTATTCGAGGAGCTCCACGAGATCATGGCCTGGGCGATGGTCTTGGTGGTCGGCGCCCACGTCGCCGGAATCGTGTGGCACACGCTGCGCCAGAAAGAGAACATCGCCCTCAGCATGGTCGACGGAAAGAAGCAGGGCGACCCCGCCCGGGCCATCGGCTCCTCGCACGCGCTGGTCGCCATCGCGTTCCTCGGCCTGACGGGCCTCTGGGCTGGAGCGCTGCTCGACGGCTACGACGCCAAGACCAGTCGGGTGACCCTGCCGTTCATCGGCCAGACCATCCAGCTCGGCGAGGCCGAGGGGGGTGACGGGCACGGCAAGGCCGGGGAGCAGCGGAAGCACCGCGAGCACGACGACGACGACTGA
- a CDS encoding radical SAM protein produces MKRGSLALAGLDQGQVLTGPKTLHVDITNSCNTNCITCWDHSPLLQIGRSSGWKRRKLEVELLEQLLDDVRGLGALDAVILSGMGEPFTHPDVYRMIEAVKDRGLHLTIITNLVAADAERVLALGVDQLLIGIHAASEGPYRAFHPSFQADEWSRLRAALTRFRDADRRFKHVHVVCEPNAHELVEMVELAAEFRAFALNFKLASLKGGTEASRISEAQRARLLDELVPRARERARELRVSTNLEVFDEQLRAGGAATASIADIGCFMGQVYSRVTVDGTVLYCCNTEVVVGHLSEARFSELWNGPAWNALRARLRRGEYFDGCHQCGKLNQNVALRARFVEEFGETRARAVTGRGAEA; encoded by the coding sequence GTGAAGCGCGGGTCGCTCGCGCTCGCCGGGCTCGACCAGGGTCAGGTCCTCACCGGCCCGAAGACCTTGCACGTCGACATCACGAACTCCTGCAACACCAACTGCATCACCTGCTGGGACCACTCGCCGCTCCTGCAAATCGGCCGGAGCAGCGGCTGGAAGCGCCGCAAGCTCGAAGTGGAGCTCCTCGAGCAGCTGCTCGACGACGTGCGCGGTCTCGGTGCGCTCGACGCCGTGATCCTGAGCGGCATGGGGGAGCCGTTCACCCACCCCGACGTGTATCGGATGATCGAAGCCGTCAAAGACCGCGGCCTGCACCTCACCATCATCACCAACCTGGTGGCGGCCGACGCGGAGCGGGTGCTCGCGCTCGGGGTCGATCAGCTGCTGATCGGCATCCACGCCGCGAGCGAGGGCCCCTACCGCGCCTTTCACCCGAGCTTCCAGGCGGACGAGTGGTCGCGGCTCCGCGCGGCGCTGACTCGCTTCCGGGACGCCGACCGCCGGTTCAAGCACGTCCACGTGGTGTGCGAGCCGAATGCCCACGAGCTGGTCGAGATGGTGGAGCTCGCGGCGGAGTTTCGCGCGTTCGCCCTCAACTTCAAGCTCGCGAGCCTGAAGGGCGGCACCGAAGCCAGCCGAATCTCCGAGGCGCAGCGCGCGCGCTTGCTCGACGAGCTGGTGCCTCGGGCGCGTGAGCGTGCCCGGGAGCTTCGGGTGAGCACCAACCTCGAAGTGTTCGACGAACAGCTGCGCGCGGGTGGGGCCGCCACCGCCTCCATCGCCGACATCGGCTGTTTCATGGGGCAGGTGTACTCCCGGGTCACCGTCGACGGCACGGTGCTCTACTGCTGCAACACGGAGGTGGTCGTCGGGCACCTGTCCGAGGCGCGCTTCAGCGAGCTCTGGAACGGGCCGGCGTGGAACGCGCTGCGGGCGCGGCTCAGGCGGGGCGAGTACTTCGACGGTTGTCACCAGTGCGGCAAGCTCAACCAGAACGTCGCGCTCCGCGCGCGCTTCGTCGAAGAGTTCGGTGAGACGCGCGCGCGCGCGGTCACCGGGCGCGGAGCCGAGGCGTGA
- a CDS encoding radical SAM protein — protein MKRKPTVEWQVCGVCNYDCSYCIQSKKYRVGQPSDEDIDGFLSFFAGLPGRWEIKMTGGEPFAFRGFMARIVPGLVERTPHLLSVLTNLSAPLAVLERFALETRGRLGIVSASLHLEFADIPSFVEKAARFRELIDPDARLVVNAVLVPGRLERVEEAQSALEAAGLQLFPQLMKTKTGVFAYDADDRLRLRTLVGDEPTPRSANLAPSYRGLPCWAGTEYFVLTQTGDAWSCRTAKRFAEGRLGNVLDGSFTLGQGPLPCSYDICPCTVPANRGMIEGLSP, from the coding sequence GTGAAGCGCAAGCCCACCGTCGAGTGGCAGGTGTGCGGCGTCTGCAACTACGACTGCAGCTACTGCATCCAGAGCAAGAAGTACCGCGTCGGGCAGCCCTCGGATGAGGACATCGACGGCTTCCTGAGCTTCTTTGCCGGTCTGCCCGGCCGCTGGGAGATCAAGATGACCGGGGGTGAGCCCTTCGCCTTCCGGGGCTTCATGGCCCGCATCGTCCCGGGGCTCGTCGAGCGGACGCCGCACCTGCTCTCGGTGCTCACCAACCTGTCCGCGCCCCTCGCGGTGCTCGAACGCTTCGCGCTCGAGACGCGGGGCCGGCTCGGCATCGTGAGCGCCAGCCTGCACCTGGAGTTCGCGGACATCCCGAGCTTCGTCGAGAAGGCCGCGCGCTTTCGCGAGCTCATCGATCCGGACGCTAGACTGGTCGTCAACGCGGTGCTCGTGCCGGGGCGTCTGGAGCGGGTGGAGGAAGCGCAGAGCGCCCTCGAAGCGGCGGGGCTCCAGCTGTTTCCCCAGCTGATGAAGACGAAGACCGGCGTCTTCGCCTACGACGCGGACGACCGCCTGCGGCTGCGCACGCTGGTTGGGGACGAACCCACTCCTCGTTCGGCGAACCTGGCGCCGAGCTACCGCGGCCTCCCGTGTTGGGCCGGCACCGAGTACTTCGTGCTCACCCAGACCGGCGACGCCTGGAGCTGTCGCACCGCCAAGCGCTTCGCCGAAGGACGGCTCGGCAACGTGCTCGACGGGAGCTTCACACTCGGTCAGGGGCCCTTGCCCTGTAGCTACGACATCTGCCCCTGCACGGTGCCCGCCAATCGCGGAATGATCGAGGGTCTCTCCCCGTGA
- a CDS encoding glycosyltransferase family 1 protein: protein MKKTFLFVMVEGGGNVPAQLSVARRLALLGHDVHVLSDGAAESQIAAAGCHFSAFRRAPQHNMRDPAADLIRDFESGSPLEQLRRVGELLMFGPAEAYARDVLDAVARISPDALAIDCLPLGAQVGAEKSGVPSALMFHMPYSAPVPGATPFGLGLRPARSWLGRLRDRVLLGVFERVFRSGLPPVNAARVALGLAPLSAVFDQFHRLDRTLVPTSREFDFVPSGLPANVRYVGPQLDDPGWVEPWASPWSEEQADAPLVLVSLGSTYQKQEKALASIATALGTLQVRGLVTHGAAVAPSAPGNVAVARSVPHASVLPMASAVVCHGGHGTVMKALACGVPVVVVPFGRDQRDNGARVRVAGAGLTLSPKASPAKIAAAVRRVLDEPAFRRGARQMAAVIARDVAADLAVAELEALAGAGRALRAAA, encoded by the coding sequence ATGAAGAAGACCTTCCTGTTCGTGATGGTCGAGGGCGGCGGCAACGTCCCCGCGCAGCTGTCGGTGGCACGCCGCCTCGCGCTGCTCGGGCACGACGTGCACGTGCTCTCGGATGGCGCCGCGGAGAGCCAGATCGCCGCTGCTGGCTGCCACTTCTCGGCCTTCCGGCGCGCCCCCCAGCACAACATGCGGGACCCGGCCGCCGACCTGATCCGCGACTTCGAGTCGGGCTCTCCGCTCGAGCAACTGCGCCGCGTCGGCGAGCTGCTGATGTTCGGACCGGCCGAAGCCTACGCGCGCGACGTCCTCGACGCGGTCGCTCGGATCTCCCCCGACGCGCTGGCGATCGACTGCCTTCCCTTGGGGGCCCAAGTGGGCGCGGAGAAATCTGGCGTCCCGTCGGCGCTGATGTTCCACATGCCGTATTCGGCCCCTGTCCCTGGGGCCACGCCGTTCGGGCTCGGGCTCAGACCGGCGCGGTCTTGGCTAGGCCGCCTGCGCGATCGCGTCCTGCTCGGGGTGTTCGAGCGCGTATTTCGCTCGGGGCTGCCGCCGGTGAACGCGGCCCGCGTCGCCCTCGGGCTCGCCCCGCTCAGCGCGGTGTTCGATCAATTCCACAGGCTCGACCGCACCCTGGTTCCCACCTCCCGCGAGTTCGACTTCGTACCCTCGGGACTGCCCGCGAACGTGCGCTATGTGGGCCCACAACTCGACGACCCCGGCTGGGTCGAGCCCTGGGCGTCTCCGTGGAGCGAGGAGCAAGCCGACGCGCCGCTCGTGCTGGTGTCGCTCGGCTCCACCTACCAGAAGCAAGAGAAGGCGCTCGCGTCCATCGCGACGGCGCTCGGCACGCTCCAGGTGAGGGGACTGGTCACCCACGGCGCCGCGGTCGCCCCTTCGGCGCCTGGGAACGTGGCGGTGGCGCGCTCGGTGCCGCACGCCTCGGTCTTGCCGATGGCGTCCGCGGTGGTCTGCCACGGCGGGCACGGCACCGTGATGAAAGCGCTCGCTTGTGGTGTGCCCGTCGTCGTCGTCCCGTTCGGCCGCGACCAGCGCGACAACGGCGCACGGGTCCGCGTCGCCGGCGCGGGGCTCACGTTGTCCCCGAAAGCGAGCCCGGCCAAGATCGCGGCGGCGGTACGCCGAGTGCTCGACGAACCAGCGTTTCGCCGGGGCGCACGGCAGATGGCCGCCGTCATCGCCCGAGACGTCGCAGCCGATCTCGCGGTCGCGGAGCTCGAGGCGCTGGCTGGCGCTGGCCGCGCGCTGCGAGCAGCGGCGTAG